A section of the Apodemus sylvaticus chromosome 10, mApoSyl1.1, whole genome shotgun sequence genome encodes:
- the Iba57 gene encoding putative transferase CAF17, mitochondrial isoform X1, giving the protein MAAVALLRGATARCRSPAWHWRPSGTTRRCLARSSSLLGSNPTDGVAWTCFRLDGRALVRVRGPDAAPFLLGLLTNELPLSGPPTGAAQHSARAVYAHFLNVQGRTLYDVILYGLPDCTEEAPSFLLECDSSVLGALQKHLTVYKIRRKVTVEPHPESHVWAVLPCTPQTSEAAPLEDRVEATTMLLRDPRTARMGWRLLTQDDGPALVPRGQLGDLQDYHTYRYQQGIPEGVCDLPPGMALPLESNLVFMNGVSFTKGCYIGQELTARTHHTGVIRKRLFPVKLEGALPASGISPGTLVTVTATGQAAGKFRAGQGHVGLALLRSETIKGPLHIKTSENQMVAVTAVVPDWWPTAAK; this is encoded by the exons ATGGCAGCGGTGGCGCTGCTTCGGGGCGCGACTGCGAGGTGCAGAAGCCCAGCTTGGCACTGGCGGCCGAGCGGAACAACGAGGCGCTGCTTAGCCCGTAGCTCCAGCCTTCTCGGCAGCAACCCCACGGACGGTGTGGCTTGGACTTGCTTCCGGCTGGACGGGCGCGCCTTAGTGCGCGTGCGCGGCCCGGACGCTGCACCCTTCCTGTTGGGACTATTGACCAATGAGCTGCCGCTTTCGGGGCCTCCGACCGGCGCGGCTCAGCATTCCGCGCGTGCGGTATATGCCCATTTCCTGAATGTGCAGGGACGCACGCTCTATGACGTCATTCTGTATGG ACTCCCAGACTGTACGGAGGAGGCACCAAGCTTTCTCCTGGAGTGTGACAGCTCTGTGCTGGGCGCCCTGCAGAAGCACCTCACCGTGTACAAGATCCGGCGGAAGGTCACTGTGGAGCCACATCCAGAGTCCCACGTGTGGGCTGTGCTACCTTGTACCCCCCAAACGTCTGAGGCTGCGCCTCTAGAAGACAGGGTAGAAGCCACCACCATGCTTCTCCGTGACCCCCGGACTGCACGTATGGGGTGGCGGCTTCTCACCCAGGATGACGGCCCAGCCCTGGTGCCCAGGGGACAGCTTGGGGACCTCCAAGATTATCACACGTACCGGTACCAGCAAG GCATCCCCGAGGGAGTCTGTGATCTTCCCCCAGGGATGGCCCTACCCCTGGAGTCCAACCTGGTCTTCATGAATGGCGTGAGCTTCACTAAGGGCTGCTACATCGGGCAGGAGCTGACGGCCCGGACCCACCACACAGGTGTCATTCGCAAGCGTCTCTTCCCCGTGAAGCTCGAAGGCGCCCTGCCTGCCAGTGGCATCAGCCCTGGTACCTTAGTGACGGTGACTGCAACAGGCCAGGCAGCGGGCAAGTTCAGGGCTGGCCAGGGACATGTGGGACTGGCTTTGTTGCGGTCAGAGACAATCAAGGGTCCTCTCCACATCAAGACCTCTGAGAACCAAATGGTGGCTGTGACTGCCGTGGTGCCGGACTGGTGGCCCACAGCTGCCAAATAG
- the Iba57 gene encoding putative transferase CAF17, mitochondrial isoform X2, which yields MSEKTCSECGRHLPMAWDPAPNGKEKRRRLPDCTEEAPSFLLECDSSVLGALQKHLTVYKIRRKVTVEPHPESHVWAVLPCTPQTSEAAPLEDRVEATTMLLRDPRTARMGWRLLTQDDGPALVPRGQLGDLQDYHTYRYQQGIPEGVCDLPPGMALPLESNLVFMNGVSFTKGCYIGQELTARTHHTGVIRKRLFPVKLEGALPASGISPGTLVTVTATGQAAGKFRAGQGHVGLALLRSETIKGPLHIKTSENQMVAVTAVVPDWWPTAAK from the exons ATGAGTGAGAAGACTTGTTCTGAGTGTGGGCGGCACCTTCCCATGGCCTGGGATCCTGCTCCgaatggaaaggagaaaaggagaag ACTCCCAGACTGTACGGAGGAGGCACCAAGCTTTCTCCTGGAGTGTGACAGCTCTGTGCTGGGCGCCCTGCAGAAGCACCTCACCGTGTACAAGATCCGGCGGAAGGTCACTGTGGAGCCACATCCAGAGTCCCACGTGTGGGCTGTGCTACCTTGTACCCCCCAAACGTCTGAGGCTGCGCCTCTAGAAGACAGGGTAGAAGCCACCACCATGCTTCTCCGTGACCCCCGGACTGCACGTATGGGGTGGCGGCTTCTCACCCAGGATGACGGCCCAGCCCTGGTGCCCAGGGGACAGCTTGGGGACCTCCAAGATTATCACACGTACCGGTACCAGCAAG GCATCCCCGAGGGAGTCTGTGATCTTCCCCCAGGGATGGCCCTACCCCTGGAGTCCAACCTGGTCTTCATGAATGGCGTGAGCTTCACTAAGGGCTGCTACATCGGGCAGGAGCTGACGGCCCGGACCCACCACACAGGTGTCATTCGCAAGCGTCTCTTCCCCGTGAAGCTCGAAGGCGCCCTGCCTGCCAGTGGCATCAGCCCTGGTACCTTAGTGACGGTGACTGCAACAGGCCAGGCAGCGGGCAAGTTCAGGGCTGGCCAGGGACATGTGGGACTGGCTTTGTTGCGGTCAGAGACAATCAAGGGTCCTCTCCACATCAAGACCTCTGAGAACCAAATGGTGGCTGTGACTGCCGTGGTGCCGGACTGGTGGCCCACAGCTGCCAAATAG